The following proteins come from a genomic window of Solwaraspora sp. WMMA2065:
- a CDS encoding MaoC family dehydratase N-terminal domain-containing protein, producing the protein MGLLTDELRALLGTRKVYTAPEALGAAAGRYFAMAVGDDNPIYRDGDYARAHGLPGVTAPPTLICETGQYTGLPMASDGYAGHSWHLDVPGTRQVRGGNTYTFHRRVRPDDVITATWEIHDLTEKRTRGGGDMLVVGSRATYTNQHGELLAVNEETIILVAMGGDPT; encoded by the coding sequence ATGGGTCTGCTCACCGACGAGCTGCGGGCGCTGCTCGGCACCCGCAAGGTCTACACCGCGCCGGAGGCGCTCGGCGCCGCCGCCGGGCGCTACTTCGCGATGGCGGTCGGCGACGACAATCCGATCTACCGCGACGGCGACTACGCCCGGGCGCACGGCCTGCCCGGGGTGACCGCCCCACCGACGCTGATCTGCGAGACCGGCCAGTACACCGGGCTGCCGATGGCCTCCGACGGCTACGCCGGCCACTCCTGGCACCTGGACGTGCCCGGCACCCGGCAGGTACGCGGCGGCAACACGTACACCTTCCACCGGCGGGTCCGTCCCGACGACGTGATCACCGCGACCTGGGAGATCCACGACCTGACCGAGAAACGCACCCGGGGCGGCGGCGACATGCTGGTCGTCGGCTCCCGGGCCACCTACACCAACCAGCACGGCGAACTGCTGGCGGTCAACGAGGAAACCATCATCCTGGTCGCGATGGGCGGTGATCCGACGTGA
- a CDS encoding MaoC/PaaZ C-terminal domain-containing protein: MIAQVGDTLPGLERTIALADMVAYAGATWDWYRLHYDPEFVAAAKVPGPVVDGQVFGALFVELVQDAFGPYCFVRQLSFTFRNLMFAGETVRCTGTVVKVDGDRIEVELAAVIAASDYGPERPAARPARAVVLLGTADGPGAGTADGVP, from the coding sequence GTGATCGCGCAGGTCGGTGACACCCTGCCGGGGCTGGAACGCACCATCGCCCTGGCCGACATGGTCGCCTACGCCGGCGCCACCTGGGACTGGTACCGGCTGCACTACGACCCGGAGTTCGTGGCGGCCGCCAAGGTGCCCGGCCCGGTCGTCGACGGCCAGGTCTTCGGCGCGCTCTTCGTCGAACTGGTACAGGACGCCTTCGGGCCGTACTGCTTCGTGCGGCAGCTCTCCTTCACCTTCCGCAACCTGATGTTCGCCGGTGAGACGGTGCGTTGCACAGGCACGGTGGTCAAGGTCGACGGCGACCGGATCGAGGTCGAACTGGCCGCCGTCATCGCCGCCAGCGACTACGGCCCCGAACGTCCGGCGGCCCGGCCGGCCCGGGCTGTCGTCCTGCTCGGCACCGCCGACGGACCAGGCGCGGGCACCGCCGACGGTGTGCCGTGA
- a CDS encoding acetyl-CoA acetyltransferase, translating into MTGRDRAAVAIVGAAESDLGVTTASTLTLQTQAVTRALADAGLTLADVDGLATTGISRFSTTALADHLGLRPRWVDASFVGGSAAEMMVARAVQAIDAGQASVVVVSFASNQRSARSRSLAGVIEEHTPEAQFETPYAPLFPISYYAMAAQAYLHRYGGSPEQLAEIAVAAREWARLNPAAYRHGAPPLTVDEVRAAPTVCTPLTVADCCLVTDGGGAIVLTSADRARDLRRVPVAVLGYGERSTNTSMTAADDILDTGAREAGAEAFARAGITAADVDVLQVYDSFTITAALSVEALGFCGEGEVLDYIAGGRIRPGGDLPLDTSGGGLSYCHPGQFGVLLLVEAVRQLRGEASARQVPGARIAVAHGTGAILSTHATVVLGVS; encoded by the coding sequence GTGACCGGGCGGGACCGGGCGGCGGTGGCGATCGTCGGGGCGGCCGAATCCGACCTCGGGGTCACCACCGCGTCGACGCTGACCCTGCAGACCCAGGCGGTCACCCGGGCGTTGGCCGACGCCGGGCTCACCCTCGCCGACGTCGACGGGCTGGCCACCACCGGCATCTCCCGCTTCTCGACCACCGCGCTCGCCGACCACCTCGGGCTGCGGCCCCGCTGGGTCGACGCCAGCTTCGTCGGCGGCAGCGCCGCCGAGATGATGGTGGCCCGCGCCGTGCAGGCCATCGACGCCGGCCAGGCCAGCGTCGTGGTGGTCAGCTTTGCCTCCAACCAGCGGTCGGCACGGTCGCGCAGCCTGGCCGGGGTGATCGAGGAGCACACCCCGGAGGCGCAGTTCGAGACGCCGTACGCGCCGCTGTTCCCGATCTCCTACTACGCGATGGCCGCCCAGGCGTACCTGCACCGCTACGGCGGCAGCCCGGAGCAGCTGGCCGAGATCGCCGTCGCCGCCCGCGAATGGGCCCGGCTCAACCCGGCCGCCTACCGCCACGGTGCGCCGCCGCTGACCGTCGACGAGGTGCGGGCCGCCCCGACGGTCTGCACCCCGCTGACCGTCGCCGACTGCTGCCTGGTCACCGACGGCGGCGGCGCGATCGTCCTGACCAGCGCGGACCGGGCCCGTGACCTGCGCCGGGTCCCGGTCGCGGTGCTCGGCTACGGCGAACGCTCCACCAACACGTCGATGACCGCCGCCGACGACATCCTGGACACCGGGGCCCGCGAGGCCGGCGCGGAGGCGTTCGCCCGGGCCGGGATCACCGCCGCCGACGTCGACGTGCTGCAGGTGTACGACTCGTTCACCATCACCGCCGCGCTCAGCGTCGAAGCTCTCGGTTTCTGCGGCGAGGGCGAGGTGCTCGACTACATCGCCGGCGGCCGGATCCGCCCCGGCGGTGACCTGCCGCTGGACACCTCCGGCGGCGGGTTGTCGTACTGCCACCCCGGCCAGTTCGGGGTGCTGCTGCTGGTCGAGGCGGTCCGCCAGCTGCGCGGCGAGGCCAGTGCCCGGCAGGTGCCGGGCGCGCGGATCGCCGTCGCGCACGGCACCGGCGCGATCCTGTCCACCCACGCCACCGTCGTGCTGGGGGTGTCGTGA
- a CDS encoding OB-fold domain-containing protein, which yields MNPLPEVPPADDLTADWWQATCEHRLVLQTCTGCGHHQHPPRAVCVRCGDTTRLGFTEASGDGTVDTFTVVHRAPRRDLAVPYTIARVRLAEGPLLLTRLDGFSPGTGPDDDADDAGWRIGDPVTVDWVDLPDGRALPVFRRPTPRRPTPADPR from the coding sequence ATGAACCCGCTGCCCGAGGTACCACCCGCCGACGACCTGACCGCCGACTGGTGGCAGGCGACCTGTGAACACCGCCTCGTGCTGCAGACCTGCACCGGCTGCGGTCACCATCAGCATCCGCCCCGCGCGGTCTGCGTCCGCTGCGGCGACACCACGCGGCTCGGCTTCACCGAAGCCAGCGGCGACGGCACCGTCGACACGTTCACCGTCGTGCACCGGGCGCCGCGCCGCGACCTGGCGGTGCCGTACACCATCGCCCGGGTCCGGCTCGCCGAAGGCCCGCTGCTACTCACCCGCCTCGACGGCTTCAGCCCCGGCACCGGGCCGGACGATGACGCCGACGATGCCGGCTGGCGGATCGGCGACCCGGTCACCGTCGACTGGGTCGACCTGCCCGACGGCCGCGCCCTGCCGGTCTTCCGTCGACCCACGCCACGCCGACCCACGCCGGCCGATCCCCGCTGA
- a CDS encoding acyl-CoA dehydrogenase family protein has protein sequence MDFTLTEEQREFQQLLRSFVDREIIPVAREWEQTGRYPTEIVKGMADMGLFGVTVPESYGGLDLDPVSFALVFEEISRGWMGIAGILGSHSLACRMIAMHGTEEQKQAYLPALATGERRTGIGLTEPDAGTDLQGIRTTARRDGDHYVVNGTKIWITNARYADPLPVLVKTDPQASPAHKGMSILLIDADLPGFTVTKDIPKLGYKGTESCEILLDDVRVPADRLLGGVEGIGLKQALSALEWGRVNIAARSVGIAQRAHEEALGYARQRKAFGKHIAEFQAIQLKLATIATQVQAARLMAYWSADAVRQGRADAQTGMAKIFCSEVALEAAIDAMKIHGGYGYSTEFEVERLYRDAILMSIGEGTNDVLRTVVAKALVRGEVTV, from the coding sequence ATGGACTTCACCCTCACCGAGGAACAGCGCGAGTTCCAGCAGCTGCTGCGCTCCTTCGTGGACCGCGAGATAATCCCGGTGGCCCGGGAATGGGAGCAGACCGGCCGCTACCCGACGGAGATCGTCAAAGGCATGGCCGACATGGGCCTGTTCGGCGTCACCGTCCCCGAGTCCTACGGCGGCCTCGACCTCGATCCGGTGTCGTTCGCCCTGGTCTTCGAGGAGATCTCCCGGGGCTGGATGGGCATCGCCGGCATCCTCGGCAGCCACTCGCTGGCCTGCCGCATGATCGCCATGCACGGCACCGAGGAGCAGAAGCAGGCGTACCTGCCCGCTCTGGCCACCGGTGAACGGCGCACCGGCATCGGGCTGACCGAACCCGACGCCGGCACCGACCTGCAGGGCATCCGCACCACCGCCCGCCGCGACGGCGACCACTACGTGGTCAACGGCACCAAGATCTGGATCACCAATGCCCGGTACGCCGACCCGCTGCCGGTCCTGGTCAAGACCGACCCGCAGGCCAGCCCGGCACACAAGGGCATGAGCATCCTGCTGATCGACGCCGACCTGCCCGGCTTCACCGTCACCAAGGACATCCCCAAACTCGGCTACAAGGGCACCGAGTCCTGCGAGATCCTGCTCGACGACGTCCGGGTGCCCGCCGACCGGCTGCTCGGCGGCGTCGAAGGGATCGGTCTCAAGCAGGCGCTGTCCGCCCTGGAATGGGGCCGGGTCAACATCGCCGCCCGGTCGGTCGGCATCGCCCAGCGGGCCCACGAGGAGGCCCTCGGTTACGCCCGCCAACGTAAGGCGTTCGGCAAGCACATCGCCGAGTTCCAGGCCATCCAGCTCAAGCTCGCCACCATCGCGACCCAGGTGCAGGCGGCCCGGCTGATGGCGTACTGGTCGGCCGACGCGGTCCGCCAGGGTCGCGCCGACGCGCAGACCGGCATGGCGAAGATCTTCTGCTCGGAGGTCGCCCTGGAGGCCGCCATCGACGCGATGAAGATCCACGGAGGTTACGGCTACTCGACCGAGTTCGAAGTGGAGCGGCTGTACCGCGACGCGATCCTGATGAGCATCGGCGAAGGCACCAACGATGTGCTGCGTACCGTCGTGGCGAAGGCCCTCGTACGTGGCGAGGTGACCGTCTGA
- a CDS encoding CoA ester lyase, with amino-acid sequence MGDPVPPRSYLYVPGHAADKLAKAARRGADALIVDLEDAVPLAGKAAAREAVVGWLTAGPGDLPIWVRVNSGPLRDTDLRAVAGQPGLTGVVLAKVGTASEVAAAARVLADAADHDTLLMPMVETAAALLDIAAIARQPRVYQLQLGEVDLAGELGLEPGADDAELAPTRSQVVVASAAAGIHPPVGPVSRITADEAALDASTRRLRRQGFVGRACIHPNQLPVVHHVYTPTAAEIRAARDTIALLEAATADGTGVMLDAAGRLVDAAVLRGARRTLTLAERAGLG; translated from the coding sequence ATGGGCGACCCGGTGCCCCCCCGGTCCTACCTGTACGTGCCCGGCCACGCCGCCGACAAGCTGGCCAAGGCGGCGCGGCGCGGCGCCGACGCGCTGATCGTCGACCTGGAGGACGCGGTGCCGCTGGCCGGCAAGGCCGCCGCCCGCGAGGCCGTCGTCGGCTGGCTCACCGCCGGACCCGGCGACCTGCCGATCTGGGTACGGGTCAACTCCGGCCCGCTGCGCGACACGGACCTACGGGCCGTCGCCGGCCAGCCGGGGCTCACCGGCGTGGTACTGGCCAAGGTCGGCACTGCCAGCGAGGTCGCTGCCGCCGCCCGGGTGCTCGCCGACGCCGCCGACCACGACACGCTGCTGATGCCGATGGTGGAGACCGCCGCCGCGCTGCTCGACATCGCGGCCATCGCCCGGCAGCCCCGGGTGTACCAGCTGCAGCTCGGTGAGGTCGACCTGGCCGGCGAACTCGGCCTGGAACCGGGCGCCGACGACGCCGAACTCGCCCCGACCCGCAGCCAGGTCGTGGTGGCCAGCGCCGCCGCCGGCATCCACCCGCCGGTCGGCCCGGTTTCCCGGATCACCGCCGACGAGGCGGCGCTGGACGCCTCGACCCGCCGGCTGCGCCGGCAGGGCTTCGTCGGCCGGGCCTGCATCCACCCGAACCAGCTGCCGGTGGTGCATCACGTCTACACGCCGACGGCCGCCGAGATCCGGGCGGCCCGCGACACCATCGCCCTGCTCGAGGCGGCCACCGCCGACGGCACTGGCGTGATGCTGGACGCGGCCGGCCGGCTGGTCGACGCGGCGGTGCTGCGTGGCGCCCGCCGTACGCTGACCCTGGCCGAACGGGCGGGCCTGGGATGA
- a CDS encoding thioesterase family protein: MGAPVFTQRWLGMQGIFGGFVLGRVVEAADSVDGFAPQAVTMHFVAGVRPGPVELITETLHRGRSTASLRITLAQQGRARVHALASLVPVGQEFSWRRREDPAPWGDPEQLPAYAPRHRPLAYSAQLDVRAAGPPSLTDGTAAWVRISPQTDLGETLGPHAVASVYLDALPPGLFALAEPPHFVPSVDFTIHFAPDLGDVAGQWHHVTNRTVWSTAGFCVDESTLHDRAGNPIAQLRQGRAIQWRDPRPDRVQADAASPGAADGR, encoded by the coding sequence ATGGGCGCTCCGGTCTTCACCCAGCGGTGGCTCGGCATGCAGGGCATCTTCGGCGGCTTCGTCCTCGGCCGGGTCGTCGAGGCCGCCGACAGCGTCGACGGCTTCGCCCCGCAGGCCGTCACCATGCACTTCGTGGCCGGGGTGCGCCCCGGTCCGGTGGAGCTGATCACCGAGACGCTGCACCGGGGCCGGTCCACCGCCAGCCTGCGGATCACCCTGGCCCAGCAGGGCCGGGCCCGGGTGCATGCGCTGGCGTCCCTGGTGCCGGTCGGGCAGGAGTTCAGCTGGCGTCGTCGCGAGGATCCGGCACCGTGGGGCGACCCCGAGCAGTTGCCGGCGTACGCGCCCCGGCACCGGCCGCTGGCCTACAGCGCCCAACTGGACGTGCGGGCCGCCGGCCCGCCGAGCCTCACCGACGGCACCGCCGCCTGGGTCCGCATCTCGCCGCAGACCGATCTGGGTGAGACGCTCGGCCCGCACGCCGTCGCCTCGGTCTACCTCGACGCGCTGCCGCCGGGGCTGTTCGCCCTGGCCGAGCCGCCGCACTTCGTGCCCTCGGTGGACTTCACCATCCACTTCGCCCCCGACCTCGGTGACGTCGCCGGCCAATGGCACCACGTGACCAACCGGACGGTCTGGTCGACGGCCGGCTTCTGCGTCGACGAGTCGACACTGCACGACCGGGCCGGTAACCCGATCGCCCAGCTCCGTCAAGGTCGGGCGATCCAGTGGCGGGATCCGCGCCCCGACCGGGTGCAGGCCGACGCCGCGTCGCCGGGAGCCGCCGATGGCCGGTGA
- a CDS encoding acyl-CoA dehydrogenase family protein, with protein sequence MAGDNRILAGLDLDATFLAEEHRALRTLTRQVVTRDIVPAAPDWERQRRVPPAAFARLGELGLLGLSFPPELGGGGAGVRGAVVFNEELARSTFGGVASSVGTHTDFSALHLARAGTAGQIDRWLPGILAGRTVAALAVTEPDASSDLTRLAVRARRNGDSYQLDGTKTFITNANIAGIFLVVARTGGPGRHGLSLFAVERDTPGLANGRTFDKSGWHSSDTGELVLTGCRVPAYARIGAEGDGFALMMAGLDHERLCLAAQAVGLAEAALAAVLASVRLRPAYGGVLWDKQAIRHRVADLVGRLAAGKTLLYHAATQADRGADTRAYAAVLKSQLPELANEIAYSAVQFLGGAGFVQDGPVERIARDVRFLAIGGGSTEVMRDEVARLL encoded by the coding sequence ATGGCCGGTGACAACCGGATCCTCGCCGGCCTCGACCTGGACGCCACGTTTCTCGCGGAGGAGCATCGGGCGCTGCGCACCCTCACCCGCCAGGTGGTCACCCGCGACATCGTGCCCGCCGCGCCCGACTGGGAACGGCAACGGCGGGTGCCACCCGCAGCCTTCGCCCGCCTCGGTGAGCTCGGCCTGCTCGGGTTGTCGTTTCCGCCGGAGCTCGGCGGCGGGGGTGCCGGCGTCCGGGGCGCGGTGGTGTTCAACGAGGAACTGGCCCGGTCCACCTTCGGCGGGGTGGCCAGCTCGGTCGGTACCCACACCGACTTCTCGGCGCTGCACCTGGCGCGCGCCGGCACGGCCGGGCAGATCGACCGTTGGCTGCCGGGGATCCTGGCCGGGCGTACCGTCGCCGCGCTCGCGGTGACCGAACCGGACGCGAGCTCCGACCTGACCCGGCTGGCGGTACGGGCCCGCCGCAACGGGGACAGCTATCAGCTCGACGGCACCAAGACGTTCATCACCAACGCCAACATCGCCGGGATCTTCCTCGTCGTGGCCCGCACCGGCGGACCCGGTCGGCACGGACTGTCGCTGTTCGCCGTCGAACGAGACACCCCCGGCCTGGCCAACGGGCGCACCTTCGACAAGTCCGGCTGGCACAGCTCCGACACCGGCGAACTGGTCCTCACCGGCTGCCGGGTGCCGGCGTACGCCCGGATCGGCGCCGAAGGAGACGGCTTCGCGCTGATGATGGCCGGCCTCGACCACGAGCGGCTCTGCCTGGCCGCGCAGGCGGTCGGGCTGGCCGAGGCGGCGTTGGCCGCGGTCCTGGCCTCGGTGCGGCTCCGACCCGCGTACGGCGGGGTGCTCTGGGACAAGCAGGCGATCCGGCACCGGGTCGCCGACCTCGTCGGCCGGCTCGCCGCCGGCAAGACGCTGCTGTACCACGCCGCCACGCAGGCCGACCGGGGTGCCGACACGCGGGCGTACGCCGCCGTGCTCAAGTCACAGCTGCCGGAGCTGGCCAACGAGATCGCGTACAGTGCGGTGCAGTTTCTCGGCGGTGCCGGGTTCGTGCAGGACGGACCGGTGGAGCGGATCGCCCGCGACGTGCGGTTCCTGGCCATCGGCGGCGGCTCCACCGAGGTGATGCGCGACGAGGTGGCCCGCCTGCTCTGA
- a CDS encoding IS66 family transposase, translating into MVDPEALSRDELIAVVRDQAAQLADQTAEVERLRAELEQIKRLISRNSRNSSMPPSTDDLPGRSGRSKPAGGGRSGGKKPGRGRQPGAPGSYLPWLDEADVRVVDQRPCGPCECGTDLAGAVDEGVVSASQVTDVPLVTASTVEYRQYRVRCGCGRKHVAAPPKQAGVGNTRVYGANLRALAVYLLIVQHVPVERCVRLIADLAGTRVSAGFVHKVLAAVAAAVTDIVTMIKALITLAEVVHFDETTIRAGAAGRNGYVWSASTGRYTLYALAERRSGEQFRTIGIGPAFTGVAVHDRYTVYDQAGNFADGVRHQLCCAHLLRDLEDAAETYPDHVWPVQCQRALRGLIHAANLARAAGQAEIDPAVRDPLVREFRDGVIVGRKDVPRVGGPRDRQPPGRNLLEDLHHRHDDVLRFCYDTTIPPTNNLAERDLRPNKTQQKISGRLTSEKATRDRLTIRSYLSTAVKHGVNAMTALRDAVTGNPWMPQTAHILQG; encoded by the coding sequence GTGGTTGATCCGGAGGCGCTGTCGCGGGACGAGCTGATCGCGGTGGTCCGTGATCAGGCCGCTCAGTTGGCGGATCAGACGGCCGAGGTGGAACGGCTACGTGCGGAGTTGGAGCAGATCAAGCGGTTGATCTCGCGGAACAGCCGAAACTCCTCGATGCCGCCCTCGACCGATGATCTGCCTGGCCGGTCGGGTAGGAGCAAGCCCGCCGGCGGTGGGCGCTCGGGCGGGAAGAAGCCGGGGCGAGGTAGACAGCCCGGTGCGCCGGGATCGTATCTGCCCTGGTTGGACGAGGCCGACGTCCGGGTGGTTGACCAGCGTCCGTGCGGGCCGTGCGAGTGCGGGACGGACCTGGCGGGGGCTGTCGACGAGGGGGTGGTGTCGGCCAGTCAGGTCACCGACGTGCCGCTGGTCACCGCGTCGACGGTGGAGTACCGGCAGTACCGGGTCCGGTGCGGCTGCGGCCGGAAGCACGTCGCCGCCCCGCCGAAGCAGGCGGGGGTGGGTAACACCCGGGTGTACGGGGCGAACCTGCGCGCTCTCGCCGTGTACCTGCTGATCGTGCAGCACGTGCCGGTCGAGCGGTGCGTGCGGCTGATCGCCGATCTGGCCGGCACCCGCGTGTCGGCCGGGTTCGTCCACAAGGTCCTCGCCGCCGTCGCGGCGGCGGTGACCGACATCGTCACGATGATCAAGGCGTTGATCACCCTGGCCGAGGTGGTCCATTTCGACGAGACCACGATCCGAGCGGGTGCCGCGGGCCGCAACGGGTACGTATGGTCCGCGTCGACCGGCCGGTACACCCTGTACGCGCTGGCTGAGCGTCGCAGCGGCGAACAGTTCCGCACCATCGGGATCGGGCCGGCGTTCACCGGGGTCGCCGTGCACGACCGGTACACCGTCTACGACCAGGCCGGCAACTTCGCCGACGGGGTGCGGCACCAACTGTGCTGCGCACATCTGCTCCGCGATCTCGAAGACGCGGCCGAGACCTACCCCGACCACGTCTGGCCGGTCCAGTGCCAGCGGGCGCTACGCGGCCTGATCCACGCCGCGAACCTCGCCCGCGCCGCCGGACAGGCCGAGATCGACCCCGCCGTGCGTGACCCGCTGGTCCGCGAGTTCCGCGACGGCGTGATCGTCGGCCGTAAGGACGTCCCCCGCGTCGGCGGCCCCCGCGACAGGCAGCCGCCCGGCCGCAACCTACTCGAGGATCTCCACCACCGCCACGACGACGTCCTGCGGTTCTGCTACGACACCACCATTCCGCCGACGAACAACCTCGCCGAGCGTGACCTACGGCCGAACAAGACCCAGCAGAAGATCTCCGGCCGGCTCACCAGCGAGAAAGCCACCCGCGACCGGCTGACCATCCGCAGCTACCTATCCACTGCGGTCAAACACGGCGTCAACGCCATGACCGCACTCCGCGACGCCGTCACAGGGAACCCCTGGATGCCGCAGACCGCCCACATCCTCCAGGGCTGA
- a CDS encoding helix-turn-helix domain-containing protein encodes MDSALGTVTSEQIREVQKSLGRRLAHWRKAAGMTQAALAKRTAYSRSAVANVEIGRESIPRSFWERADRELGAGGTLVDAFDKLHTLVNTLRAHRTWAAEQDRLRRRQAAAPTYPADGWMASSAGCECALTIARWGRQEVLALREALRLSVEAFAERIRVATSTVTAWEDHRQPTQPSLAMQAALDDLLKIADQDVRTRFTKSKHSRLAGGFAVG; translated from the coding sequence ATGGACTCGGCCCTCGGGACGGTTACTTCTGAACAGATTCGCGAGGTGCAAAAATCGTTGGGTCGTCGACTAGCTCACTGGCGCAAGGCAGCCGGCATGACCCAGGCTGCCCTCGCCAAGCGGACCGCCTACTCCCGAAGTGCAGTAGCTAATGTAGAGATCGGCCGAGAATCAATACCCCGTAGCTTCTGGGAACGAGCCGATCGCGAACTTGGCGCCGGAGGAACGCTGGTGGATGCGTTCGACAAGCTCCACACCCTGGTCAACACGCTCCGGGCACATCGAACGTGGGCCGCCGAACAGGACAGACTGCGACGCCGTCAGGCAGCCGCGCCGACGTATCCGGCTGACGGATGGATGGCCAGTTCAGCCGGCTGTGAATGCGCGCTCACGATCGCTCGATGGGGCAGGCAGGAAGTTCTCGCGTTGAGAGAGGCATTGCGGCTCAGCGTCGAAGCGTTCGCCGAACGGATTCGCGTCGCCACTTCGACCGTCACCGCGTGGGAGGACCACAGGCAGCCCACGCAGCCCAGTCTGGCGATGCAGGCGGCTCTCGACGACCTACTCAAGATCGCCGATCAGGATGTCCGCACCCGCTTCACCAAGAGTAAACATTCACGTCTTGCTGGCGGGTTTGCTGTTGGGTAG
- a CDS encoding helix-turn-helix transcriptional regulator, producing MAGFTPPTPRSRRLGRELRRLREARSLTQGDAAKLLKCSQQRIARIESGDIKPRPRDVLEILVAYGVPHDEEHGLALRNMAEQVREQGWWQRLNTLPARYATFIAYEAEATDLRQFQPTLIPGLIQTRAYAESVIRIGRETDQEEIVQRVEARLKRQEVLTLRQPPLRLQATITEQSLMLEVGDVNLRREQLDHLIKVSALPNVTVQVLTLAAGAHLAVHGGFEVLTFVDGDPPLGYIETLAGELFLESPEEIRRLTGVFDHLLSLALSPRESIRLIQEKKDGLG from the coding sequence ATGGCCGGTTTCACTCCACCGACGCCTCGGTCTCGCCGTCTCGGCAGGGAGCTGCGGCGACTACGCGAGGCACGCAGTCTCACGCAGGGAGACGCGGCCAAGCTGCTCAAGTGCTCGCAGCAGCGGATCGCCCGTATCGAGTCCGGCGACATCAAGCCGCGTCCGCGCGATGTGCTGGAGATCCTCGTCGCCTACGGCGTCCCACACGACGAAGAGCACGGGCTGGCGCTCCGTAACATGGCCGAGCAGGTGCGGGAACAGGGCTGGTGGCAGCGGCTCAACACGCTGCCGGCCCGCTACGCCACGTTCATCGCCTACGAGGCTGAGGCTACGGATCTTCGGCAGTTCCAGCCGACCCTCATCCCTGGGCTCATCCAGACCCGCGCGTACGCCGAATCGGTGATCCGCATCGGTCGGGAGACCGACCAAGAGGAGATCGTTCAGCGTGTCGAGGCGCGTCTCAAGCGTCAGGAGGTGCTGACGCTGCGCCAGCCGCCGCTTCGGCTGCAGGCGACCATCACGGAGCAGTCGTTGATGTTGGAGGTCGGCGACGTCAATCTTCGTCGCGAGCAACTGGACCACCTCATCAAGGTCTCCGCGCTACCCAACGTCACCGTGCAGGTCCTGACGCTCGCCGCCGGTGCCCACCTCGCCGTGCACGGTGGGTTCGAGGTCCTGACGTTCGTGGATGGTGATCCGCCTCTTGGCTACATTGAGACCCTGGCGGGAGAATTGTTCCTGGAGTCGCCAGAGGAGATTCGGCGGCTCACGGGCGTGTTCGATCACCTGCTCTCCCTGGCGCTGTCGCCCAGGGAGTCGATCCGATTGATTCAGGAGAAAAAGGATGGACTCGGTTAA
- a CDS encoding DUF397 domain-containing protein, producing MDSVKWFKSSRSGNNGSCVEVADLGGNAVGVRDTKARGQGPILTFTQVEWQAFIGGAKLGAFDLTD from the coding sequence ATGGACTCGGTTAAGTGGTTCAAGTCCAGTCGATCCGGCAACAACGGGTCGTGTGTGGAGGTCGCTGACCTGGGCGGGAACGCTGTCGGGGTAAGGGACACCAAGGCCCGGGGGCAGGGGCCGATCCTGACGTTCACACAGGTTGAGTGGCAGGCGTTCATCGGTGGCGCGAAGCTCGGGGCGTTCGACTTGACCGACTGA